The genomic stretch AGGAAAGTTCTGAAACAAAAAATTATAAATCCTCACACCTTTGATAGGCGTCAAGAAAACCCTGCTTATACTGCTTAAAAACGCCTTTCTCAAGTGCGCCGCGGATATTCTCCATCAGGCGATTGTAAAACCTGAGGTTATGAATGGTCGCCAGAACCGAAGAGAGAATCTCTTTTGAAACAAACAGATGCCTGAGATAGGCCCGACTGAAATTGCGACAGGCATAGCAGTCGCAGGCTTCATCAATCGGGCCGGCATCATCGCGAAACCTGGCCTGTTTTATTGACAGCGGCCCGCGATGGGTGAAATACATGCCGTTGCGGGCATTGCGGGTCGGCATCACGCAATCAAACATATCCATGCCGGCCGCCACCGCCACCAGCAGATTTTCCGGGGTACCGACTCCCATCAGATAACGCGGCCGCTCTGGCGGCAATTGCGGCCCGAATTCAT from Pseudomonadota bacterium encodes the following:
- a CDS encoding tRNA-guanine transglycosylase; protein product: FGIIQGSTFSELRRRSLDETVAIGFDGYALGGLSVGEGPAAMYEVVNEFGPQLPPERPRYLMGVGTPENLLVAVAAGMDMFDCVMPTRNARNGMYFTHRGPLSIKQARFRDDAGPIDEACDCYACRNFSRAYLRHLFVSKEILSSVLATIHNLRFYNRLMENIRGALEKGVFKQYKQGFLDAYQRCEDL